The genomic region ATCATTCAACGCTTTCAATCAAAAATCCTTCGAACGATCACCAATGCACCGtggtacatcaacaacagaattattcatcgtGACCTTAAAATAGATATGGTACAGGACGTGACCCAGAAACGTAGCAATGCATACATTACCAGACTGAAAGATtatgaaaaccagtttgcacttatCTTCCTAGAAAATTCCCAGGAACAACGTAGGTTAAAGAGAATGAAATCACTGGATTTACAATTTAGAGTAAACTTGTAAACGAATCAGTTAGTATTTATAACATATATATCTCTTTCCAATATAACTTTGCAGTAATGGTAATTTGATTTTACCattgggtaaaatttattttgtctTTAGTCAATGTTAccaattttgtttattgtataTACCCAATGGATTGCAAACTTAAAAGAAAGATTATTACAATACCTTCAGCTGGCGCACTTTCAGCTGGTGCCGCTCCCTCTGCTGGTGCTGCTCCTTCCGCTGGAGAAGCTCCTTCTGCTGGTGGTGCACCTTCGGCAGGAGGCGCCCCTTCTGCTGGAGCACCCTCTGCTGGTGGTGCTCCGTCTCGTGGTGGTGATGCTTTAGCCTCTAGAGCTGCAGCTTCGGCAGCATGTCCTTAATATAagcattaatattattattatatacttACTCGTAATTGCTTGATAGTATTGCCAATTAAACAAAACTAAATGATTTAGATACAAAATGTTGTTAGAAGTACATATGATTATTTAGTGCGCTTATTTAACACATTGTGTgacatattattatttatatagcaacatatttttttgcttaaatttacaaatgaagatgttaataaaaaagttgttAAAATATGTATGATACACGTTTATAACGTAAGAATGGAAATAAACACGATGACTACGTACAATGATGACGAAGACTACTTAGTATCTTACCATTCTTCTTTAATTTCTCTAACAAATCTTCAAAACTTAGATGTGCATGCTCAGTATCAGTAGCTGCAGCTGTTAAATCAACAACTTTATATTTAAGAGAGTCTTTGACGTACATTATGACGCCATCTCCACTGCCCCTACGATTTTCAACTAGTGAATAATTTGGTATAGCTACTGCTTCTTTGTCTTCTGTCGGTGCTAATATCGTTTCAGGTAATGTTATAATGTCGTAGTTTTCATTAAGAACTAATTTTTTGAATGTTTCGAATCCTGCGGAACCAAAACTGTGTAAACTTAAACTCGATTACAAAAACATAGTATAATTTAACGTAACTTCAAGGAAAAGCCCCCCAAACATATGTAATTCCAAAAATcccccaaagctggttaaagtgTAGTTACCTGGTTACCTTCGTAAATATTCCAAAAAACTTAAATGCAAAAAGATGCAAAGAGTACAGAACAATTTAGCCTAATAAGGCCCTTAAATACTTAAAACGCTTTTAAAATTGATACATAGCAGAATATATTTATAGAAAATTCGAAAACCAAGTATCATGGACACAATTTGTATTctgcgatgccttaggcacccgagaggctatATTCGCTCTACAAGTACCTATGTAGAGCTGCAGGGATGCCAACTGTGACGTATAGATCAATTTTATTGACTACAATAAGGCAGATAGAATAAGGCAGCTTAATAGAGTAAAACATGTTAAGCTCATAATCATCTTGAAAAAAGCGGGTTTGGATGATAGAGACTTACTATATTGCAACCAAACTGCCAAaattaaagtggatgaccaattgacagaggcagGCTCTATATATAGAGAAGTGAGACAGGGATTTTACAGTAAAAGAGATTATAGACACAGAGGTTATAGATTAAAATACTTGAAGTTCGAAACTACATCGAAACCTTTATCTTCATAGAAACTAATACTTACCTCTTTTCTCTGCATAAAACTTCCCAATCAACTACAGATTCccattttaaatgtatttttatattcaatCCATTTTTGGAATAAACCAATAACAAGAGATTGCAGCAAAATATACCATATATAATTAAGGAAAAAATATTATAGATATCATGGTGTGGACGAATAATCAATAATGAAAACCTAGAGACAAAGTTACAttaaattttcgaaaaaaaaacggCACTATCTAAATTATTGAAATAGAAGTTCAAACTACAGGCTCCTGCATCGGTTAATTTAGGGGAAACTTCTAGGTACACAGATCATAGCTCATCACTACTTATGTAAGTTGGCATCATGACTACGTGCAATAAACTAAAGTAGCAGTAAATATATAGTAAAAAGTATTACGATGAACACTATTCGGAAGATGACCACACCATAAGCAGGCTGAACATTTATACCTTCATACCTCCCAGAAATATTCACCTACCTGTTTCTGGTGGTGGTTCTGGCGTTTTTTCTTTTTCTGGTTCTGCTGGAGGTGCTTCGGCAGGTGCTCCTTCTGCTGGAGGTTGTCCCTCTGGAGTTGCTCCTTCTGCAGGTTGACCACCTTCTGCAGGTTGATCCTCCGTTGGTTGGCCTTCGGCGGGTTCGGCACCTTCAGCCGGCGCTTCACCTTCGGCAGGTGGTGCTGGTGCAGCCTCGCCTTCTGCTGGAGGAGCTGCCGCTGGTGCTAGCATTAAAAACTTCGTTATAAGACTTCAAAACATCAAAGGTTTAATCGACATTACACTCTATTGAAATATTTACGTGCAGAATTCTAGAGTTATTGTTACCACTGACATTAAAACATATTTATCTAAAATGTAGTTTATTTTAAAAGTTAGGAATTATCAAGCTTAGTTTTTTAGTatttagtttagttctttaaagACACAATTTATTACCAGGACCAGTTAACAGAACTTCTTCAAAATGACAGTTACAAAAATCAACATGTATATTTAAAGTTGCCTTACCTTCTTCTTCACCTtcctgaaaattttaaaaacgaatgagaaaatttttttaaaattattattacttagttatattttataaagaatattgaaaaactataaatatacagggtatcccgaaaagattggtcataaattataccacacattctggggtcaaaaatagttcgattgaacctaacttaccttagtacaaatgtgctcataaataaagttacagctctttgaagttaaaaaatgaaaatcgatttttttcaatatatcgaaaactattagagattttttattgaaaatggacatgtatcattcttatgttaggaacatcttaaaacaaaattatagtgaaatttgtccacctcataaaaattttatggaggttttgttcctttaaaccccccaaacttttgtgtacgttccaattaattcattattgtggtaccattagttaaacacaacattttaaaaactttttgcctcttagtattttttcgataagccagtttttatcgacatgcggcttcttttttaatatatttacataacaattttatgggggttttgttcctttaaaccccccaaatgtttgtgtacgttccaattaaactattattctggtaccattagttaaacacagtatttttaaaacttttttacctctcagtctttttttgatgtcaccttttattgagatgtggcttctttttcaaaatatacctaaaaatgtaaattataaataaattttcagattgtcaacacaggtctctataatcgtacttaaccatatacaaatatgtggtggattcgacaaatattcaaaatatctcgataaacactggcttatcgaaaaagtactaagaagcaaacaagttttaaaacccttatgtttaactaatgatgccacaataataatttaattggaacgtacaaaaaagtttggggggtttaagggaacaagacccccataaaatttttgtggggtgcacaaatttcactttaatttttttttaagatgttgctgtcaTAGCAATgctacatgtctattttcaataaaaaatctccaagagttttcgatatatgaaaaaaaatcgattttcattttgtaaattcaaagggctgtaacttttttgtgtacactattgtatataggtaagtgaggttcaattaacctatttttgaccccagaatctgtggtataatttattaccaatcttttcgggacaccctgtatattttaacctTAATAATGTACGAAACATTCGAGAAAAAATTActccaaaaatgtaattttcatatttGCATTTGATACCAGgaagaaaatattttatagtgcccATACCTGCATGGTATTTTCATGTCTAAAAAAACTGTGAGGATCAATTCAATGAAGAACTTGCTAAGAGAACTTTCTACTTACAAGTATTACACCTACATTGGGGTATCATTAGGTCGCTTTTAGgttcttagggccggttgttcgaacgctaa from Diabrotica virgifera virgifera chromosome 3, PGI_DIABVI_V3a harbors:
- the LOC126881475 gene encoding tropomyosin-1, isoforms 33/34-like, with the translated sequence MYVKDSLKYKVVDLTAAATDTEHAHLSFEDLLEKLKKNGHAAEAAALEAKASPPRDGAPPAEGAPAEGAPPAEGAPPAEGASPAEGAAPAEGAAPAESAPAEGAAPPADAPAAAPAADAAPAPEAAPAEAAPAETSAETPAEPAVESVPTEPAPAISSPPIIEAAA